One Thermococcus sp. EP1 DNA window includes the following coding sequences:
- a CDS encoding nucleotidyltransferase domain-containing protein has translation MIPQIHLQVLRKLYERLKDSNVNWVVTGSLGFALQGVPIEPHDIDIQTDKEGAYEIERFFPEFVVEPVRFKESERIRSHFGALMIEGVKVEIMGDIQKKVNEEWEPPVDIDKYKRFVQIEGMKIPVLDLEYEYQAYLKLGRVEKAKMLKKFLEKRRRDNV, from the coding sequence ATGATTCCCCAAATCCACCTTCAAGTCCTGCGCAAACTGTATGAGAGGTTAAAGGATAGCAATGTGAACTGGGTCGTTACCGGAAGTCTTGGCTTTGCGCTCCAAGGAGTTCCTATTGAGCCCCATGATATTGATATCCAGACGGACAAAGAAGGAGCTTATGAAATCGAGCGCTTCTTTCCTGAGTTTGTAGTTGAGCCTGTGAGATTCAAGGAAAGTGAGAGAATCCGCTCGCACTTTGGAGCGCTGATGATTGAAGGCGTTAAGGTCGAGATAATGGGGGACATTCAAAAGAAAGTTAATGAGGAGTGGGAGCCGCCGGTGGACATAGACAAATACAAACGCTTTGTGCAGATCGAAGGTATGAAGATTCCAGTTTTGGATTTAGAATATGAGTATCAAGCTTATCTCAAGCTGGGAAGAGTTGAAAAAGCGAAGATGCTGAAGAAGTTCCTAGAAAAGAGAAGAAGAGACAACGTTTGA
- a CDS encoding GNAT family N-acetyltransferase produces the protein MRPIIREAKLGDKPFIEEIAKLTWEGEDYLGRVFENWLRDGNFYVLELEGKVIGTAKLTILPDKVGWLEGLRVHPNYQKRGLGRLIQNFMLHKGKELAEKGIINTLEFSTYFLNKESIAMAKKDGFRIVERFYYIQRALGEGEEPTLSRINSLDELDYEEYIPYGWKFLHRCEESLKWLNKKAEVREYKGYKFFYALIHENEPAFTPFKLSTETIKNILPAMSFEVRNIGYDSIDIMLPEEKQDLIEPLKELGFKNWTGFKEPDVLVFRKEL, from the coding sequence ATGAGGCCAATAATAAGAGAAGCTAAACTTGGAGATAAACCCTTCATTGAGGAAATTGCAAAGTTGACCTGGGAAGGTGAAGACTACCTCGGAAGAGTTTTTGAGAACTGGCTGAGGGATGGAAACTTCTATGTTCTTGAGCTGGAAGGAAAAGTTATTGGAACAGCAAAGCTTACAATTTTACCTGATAAAGTCGGCTGGCTTGAAGGTCTTAGAGTTCACCCCAATTACCAAAAACGAGGCCTTGGAAGATTAATCCAAAACTTTATGCTTCATAAGGGGAAAGAACTAGCAGAAAAAGGTATTATTAATACACTGGAGTTCTCAACATACTTCCTCAATAAAGAGAGCATTGCAATGGCAAAGAAAGATGGGTTTAGGATTGTAGAGCGGTTTTACTATATTCAGAGAGCGCTTGGAGAGGGAGAAGAACCAACACTTTCAAGAATCAACTCTTTAGATGAGCTCGATTATGAAGAATATATCCCCTATGGCTGGAAGTTCTTACATAGATGTGAGGAAAGCCTTAAGTGGCTAAACAAAAAGGCAGAAGTTAGGGAATACAAAGGCTATAAATTCTTTTATGCTTTAATACATGAAAATGAACCTGCGTTCACACCCTTCAAGCTCTCAACTGAGACTATAAAAAACATTTTACCTGCAATGAGCTTTGAGGTCAGAAACATAGGCTACGACAGCATCGACATAATGCTCCCTGAAGAGAAGCAAGATTTAATTGAGCCTTTAAAGGAGCTCGGTTTTAAGAACTGGACAGGTTTTAAGGAGCCGGATGTCTTGGTGTTTAGGAAGGAACTGTAG
- a CDS encoding class I SAM-dependent methyltransferase, whose product MKWDFDRWAETYDEDVARKDWIHRNYEKVLKLVAEKAKGVVVDIGCGTGNILRFIKCEQYIGVEPSGEMRKVFKEKWGFEPVNGHFLNIPLPDGIANTVITTYAFHHVPDEEKEKAIKEMFRVLKPDGRLIIADVMFKSEKEKRRIGEEDGITEEIEDEYFATIEHLRKVCERGELVFTFEQVTRYVWVVEVKRTTR is encoded by the coding sequence ATGAAGTGGGACTTTGACAGATGGGCTGAAACCTACGACGAGGATGTGGCTAGGAAAGACTGGATACACAGGAATTACGAGAAAGTTCTTAAACTCGTCGCAGAGAAAGCAAAAGGAGTTGTAGTTGATATCGGCTGTGGTACGGGAAACATTCTAAGATTTATTAAGTGTGAGCAGTACATCGGTGTTGAACCCTCAGGAGAAATGAGGAAAGTTTTCAAGGAGAAATGGGGCTTCGAACCTGTAAACGGCCACTTTTTGAACATCCCTCTGCCCGATGGAATTGCGAATACTGTGATAACGACCTACGCGTTTCACCACGTGCCCGACGAAGAAAAGGAGAAAGCAATAAAGGAGATGTTCCGGGTTCTAAAACCTGATGGGAGGCTTATTATAGCTGATGTTATGTTTAAGTCCGAGAAGGAAAAGCGACGTATCGGTGAGGAGGACGGTATAACTGAGGAGATTGAGGATGAGTACTTCGCGACCATAGAGCATTTGCGGAAGGTATGTGAGAGAGGGGAGCTTGTGTTTACATTTGAGCAGGTAACTAGGTATGTGTGGGTTGTTGAGGTGAAAAGAACTACTCGATGA
- a CDS encoding bifunctional 2-polyprenyl-6-hydroxyphenol methylase/3-demethylubiquinol 3-O-methyltransferase UbiG, which translates to MSFLQLYHDEAIKVFYEKGGDEEDLYWLVSSILIRYPEHRDELEVRKRLMDLIVQEVGGKVLDVGCGLGILTFRMALKGEVKKAVGIDNSCEVINFCNRLRNRITEKAEFLCGDFLSIEINEEFNCVVFLYTLHDYEPEPFLEKALKILRHEGRIIIGDFDIKGLRKKVKAFAQENGLEIVKDIAIGRAKTHGDFYEAFLITARR; encoded by the coding sequence ATGAGCTTTCTCCAGCTATATCACGATGAGGCCATCAAAGTTTTTTATGAGAAGGGTGGAGATGAAGAGGATCTTTATTGGCTTGTTAGCAGCATCTTGATTAGATATCCGGAACACAGAGACGAGCTTGAAGTTAGAAAGAGACTGATGGATTTAATAGTTCAAGAGGTTGGTGGAAAAGTTCTGGATGTTGGCTGTGGTCTTGGAATTCTGACGTTCAGAATGGCACTTAAAGGTGAAGTCAAAAAAGCTGTGGGCATCGATAATAGTTGTGAAGTAATCAACTTCTGCAATCGTTTGAGAAATAGAATCACAGAGAAAGCAGAATTCTTATGCGGTGATTTCCTGAGCATAGAAATTAATGAGGAATTTAACTGTGTTGTCTTTCTCTACACGCTTCATGACTATGAACCGGAGCCATTTTTAGAAAAAGCTCTCAAAATATTGAGACACGAAGGGAGAATAATAATCGGCGATTTTGATATTAAGGGACTTAGAAAGAAAGTTAAGGCATTCGCACAAGAAAATGGGCTGGAAATCGTTAAAGATATTGCCATTGGAAGGGCAAAGACACATGGGGATTTCTATGAAGCATTTTTAATCA
- a CDS encoding GNAT family N-acetyltransferase → MKVQVLEFEEKFAEGVEELYNTLGWKFSPKLINIWKSLRNYSKVLVALSDDRVVGKVTLDVAFPPYAEIVNLIVHPEYHGKGIGTKLIEECIKISESKGHNIQFLMTEYDNIPALNLYRKFNFYPAILSKRKQLWLFRFGKGSFVENFLKAHSLFEFKVSRKKVSFHGEKFYEISFADIMSNARLKVYFRGQPGQEGTMPRIAGISFMEGKKTFDLVAYETPFELGIFNYGEGVSLKIEPLSPKGLEVFIEKQILKLSRNQNERVKIDFKKTRDFDTPLDYLSFRTIVASFRINEKFVISIGKDCR, encoded by the coding sequence ATGAAAGTTCAAGTCCTTGAGTTTGAAGAGAAGTTTGCAGAAGGTGTTGAGGAGCTTTATAATACATTAGGCTGGAAATTCAGCCCAAAACTTATTAATATTTGGAAGAGCCTGAGGAACTATTCAAAAGTCCTAGTAGCGTTGTCTGATGATAGAGTCGTTGGAAAGGTAACTCTCGATGTAGCCTTTCCGCCTTATGCGGAAATCGTCAATTTAATAGTGCATCCCGAATACCACGGAAAGGGGATTGGAACAAAGCTCATAGAGGAGTGCATCAAAATATCTGAAAGCAAAGGACACAATATTCAATTTTTAATGACAGAATACGATAATATCCCTGCTCTAAATCTTTACAGAAAGTTCAACTTTTATCCAGCGATACTCTCTAAAAGGAAGCAACTCTGGCTTTTTAGGTTTGGAAAGGGCAGTTTTGTCGAAAACTTTCTCAAAGCTCATTCTCTCTTTGAGTTCAAAGTTTCCAGAAAGAAGGTTAGCTTTCACGGTGAGAAATTCTATGAGATTTCTTTTGCTGATATTATGAGCAATGCGCGCTTGAAAGTTTACTTTAGGGGCCAGCCAGGGCAAGAAGGGACAATGCCAAGAATTGCAGGAATCTCTTTTATGGAAGGGAAAAAGACCTTTGATTTAGTTGCCTATGAGACTCCATTTGAGCTTGGAATCTTCAATTACGGAGAGGGGGTAAGCTTAAAGATAGAGCCTTTAAGCCCAAAAGGTTTGGAAGTTTTCATTGAGAAACAAATTTTAAAGCTCTCCAGGAACCAAAACGAAAGAGTGAAGATAGATTTTAAGAAAACTAGAGACTTTGATACCCCTCTCGACTATCTCTCATTCAGAACGATCGTTGCTTCATTTAGAATAAACGAAAAATTTGTGATTTCGATAGGGAAAGATTGTAGATAG
- a CDS encoding class I SAM-dependent methyltransferase, protein MNKDLNSFALEELGFKVIGVDIKKDAIQKAKEITKERGSKAKFYFMDVKRLEFEDDSFDLVALLGSPLPHSSVYDFDEIIREASKRVAKNNKPL, encoded by the coding sequence ATCAATAAAGATTTAAACTCTTTTGCTTTAGAAGAACTCGGCTTTAAGGTCATTGGAGTAGACATTAAAAAAGATGCAATCCAAAAAGCTAAGGAAATTACAAAGGAAAGAGGTTCAAAAGCCAAGTTTTATTTTATGGATGTCAAAAGACTGGAATTTGAGGATGACAGCTTTGATCTTGTGGCTTTACTCGGGTCTCCTTTGCCACACTCTAGCGTTTACGACTTTGACGAGATAATTAGAGAAGCTTCCAAAAGAGTGGCAAAAAATAATAAACCTTTATGA